A region of the Clostridium estertheticum subsp. estertheticum genome:
CTATATTACTAAATTTTACCTCCAATTGCAAATATTAAATCTACTTTGTTATTTGCTTTTCACTATAATTTTTAGTTAATCATCACGTTCTTTAGTTACTTCCTCGATTCTCATGTTTATAGTTTCTACAGGGGTTATCTTAGAATTCAAGCTATATATATAATTGGCTGCGGCAGCTTCAATTATAACTGCTATATTTCTCCCCGGCCTAACTGGCAACGTTATTTTCCTTAAATTCACACTTAGTATATCCATAAATTGATTATCAATACCAAGCCTATCATATTCCTCGCTCTCGTTCCACTGCGTAAGCGAAATAAGTAAACTAATAGTCTTAGTATTTAAAACCGAACTCATTCCATAGATTGCGGGAATATCTATTATTCCCATACCTCTTACCTCAAGCATTCCAGAGGTTATGTAAGGGCATCTTCCGAGTAACACACCATCAACTTCTTTTATGTCTACTGCATCATCTGCAATCAACCTATGTCCTCTCTTTATTAATTCTAAAGCACATTCACTTTTACCAATTCCACTTTCCCCAGTTACTAATATTCCTATACCATAAACATCTAATAGGACACCATGAAGCCTCGTTTCTGGCGCTAACTCTGCATCTAGATAATTAGTAAGTTTACTACTAAATCTTGTAGAAATTGATTTTGTTCGTAAAAGCCATTGACCATTTTCCTCTGCTGCCTTAATGAGCTCCTTATGCGGCTGCAAATCTCTAGTCAATATAACACAAGGCGTTTCCAATTTGAAATATTTATTTAATCGTTTCTTCCTAAGGTCCTCTTCCATACAATCTAAAAAACTCCACTCTGCCATGCCTATTAGTTGCACCCTTTTATTACCAAAATATTCATAAAAGCCGGCAATTTGTAATCCTGGTCTATTAATATCACTAACATTAATTAACTTTCCCTTACCACCTTCTACCAAAACTTCTAAACTAAAATGCTCTATTAACTCCTCTATGGTAACAGCCAAAATAATCCCCCCATTCCTAATGATTTATTGTTCATATTATACTTTTTTAATTGTATCTAGTTGCGCGCGAAAATTTCTTTTAACATTATCAATATACTTTTGTCTTAATTCTTTTTGCTCTAATATTTCTTCATCCGTGAGCTTTTCTTCTTTGCTTTTTTTATAAAGATAATTTATCCTATTAGTTAATTCATCTGTATTAATAATATCACCCCTCTATTATTTTGCCTATTTTATTATATTAAAATACTTTATGCATAACTAGTAGCTATCAAACATATTCTACTTTTTATGATTGTATTACAAAAACTTTAAGACTTTTTTCGTCAATTACATATTATTCCAAGTAGCTTTTTCCAACACTTACATGCTTTATAATGTTATTTTTTACCATTTATTCATCGTGTATTTCATGAGATTATAGCATAATTTGTAATTTATTACATTTTAATGACTAACGTTAAATTTAACATACATAGAATAATATGGTATTATGTACTTGCCTCAAAAATACATAAATAAGGAGAAATACATGAATCTTAAATTGAGAATTATAAATAAAGAATTAGAATCATTAAGAGCATTGTTACATTTTTTACTAAATCATAAAGACCCAACTGATAAAATGGTTGTATGTTGCAGTCAGCAATTAGATGAAGTTATAGTTAAATATCAAAAAGTTAAAGCTACTTGTAAGAAAGCAGCTTAACACATCCACTCTTTTGTTACAATCATAAATTTAGAAATCTAATTCAAGCAAGATATCATCAGTATCAATATCTGATTCCTTACCATAAAAAACTACAGCGAATTCATTAAATTCATATGCATCTTCGGATATATCACAGCCAATGAATTCGTATTCAATTTCCATTTTCTCAGCACATTCTTCCATAATATCTTCAACATTATCTGCTGAAATATCACTTAAATAAGGAAGAAAAAATTCTTCATACCAATCGTCTTTTTCTTCTTTGAAATTGCCTTCATCATCTGCATAAGTTTTAGCTGCTTCAATTTCTGCATCATCATAATAATATTTGAATTTAAGAGCTATAGTTCCTTTTTTATATTGAATTTCAGCTATATCACTTAAATCATTTTTGCTTAAAAAATTTACTATATATTGTTTATTCAAATATATCGCCTCCATACATCATTCTTTATAAAAAAAAAGAAAGATTTCACTATGAAAGTGAGATTTTCTTTTTTATTATATAACTTTGTAAACTAATATTTATTAGTAATTATTTATTTAAAATCTCTAAGTACTTCTCTACAAACCTATCAGCTTGTTCAAACTCTTTTTTGTCTGGTACAAATTTGAACTTAAGTCCTTCCTCTACAACTTTAAATTTCAAAGATTTTAGTCTTTGTGTAAGCATAGGTACTCCCTCTCCACTCCATCCATATGAGCCGAAAGCCGCTGCAACTTTGCCTTTGTTAGTTATTGGGCATACAAGTGATAAAACATCCCATGCAGGCTTTACAGCATCTTGATTAATGGTTGGTGATCCAATCATAATACCAGATGCTTTTTCAACCAATGATACAATATCAGTTAATTTCATAGATGTAATTTCATGAGCCTCGGCCTTTACACCCGCCTCGTTAATTTTTTTAGCTATATATTTCCCCATCTCTTCGGTATTATGATAAGCAGATATATAAAATATTTGAATGTTTTTTTCTTTTATTTCATAAATTTTAGCCCATTGTCTATAAAGATCTATATACATTTTAACATCATTTATATGCACCGGTCCGTGGCTTGGTGCTACTATATCTATTTTTAAATTTTCAATTTTATCAAGTCCTGAATTTACGAATTTCTTAAAAGGTCCCATTATAACCTCAAAATAATATTTCATCTCATCAAAATAATCACCGGAGCAAGCATCCGTTATACAATTAGTTGGTGAATAATGACAACCCATTACATCACAAGTAAATAATATTTTTTGTTCTTTAACGTATGTAAACATTGTATCAGGCCAATGTAAATTAGGTGCTGATATAAATTGTAATGTGTTTTTTCCTAATGATAACTCTCCTACTGCTGGCTGGCTATTAAATTCTTTATTCATTATTTCTTTTAAATAAATTATAGCAGCTTTTGATGCAACAACAATGGCTTCTGGATAAACTTCTAAGAGTTTGCTTAAAGAACCACTGTGATCAAGTTCAGTGTGTTGAACAATTATATAATCAACTTTTTTCTCTCCAATAACACCTTTTATCTTACTTAAAGATTCATCAAGAAAGCCATTTTTAACAGAATCTACTATAGCTATCTTTTCATCATCTATTAAATATGAGTTATATGTAGTTCCTTTTTTTGTTTCCATTATAATATCAAATACCTTGAGCTTTGGGTCATTTACCCCAATCCAATAAATATTGTCTTTTAATTTTGTTGTTTCCATTTTAAAAATCCTCCTCAAACTTCTTTAAGTAGATAATTATTGCCTTTTCTATTTATCTACATAATTATGTGCTTCTTATTATAATTTATTTTACCACATTTTCCAACTCTGTTCAACTAATAATGATTATTGACTAGTATATATTTTGTATATATAAATACTTATTTTAGATAGTTTATCACTTAAATATTATAATATTCTCTAAAAACTTTTTTAATAGTTTTCATTTAAAAAATATCTAATACCCAAAATGCTTAATAATATTATTATTGTGTCATATACTTCAATAGAATGAACTTTCAGGAGGGATCTATGAATATTTTAATAACTGGTGCAAATGGTAATATAGGAACTTATTTATGTAACGTATTGTCAAAATCACATACCGTATATGGATTAGATAAAACTGAGCTTAACATAGTCGACAAAATAAGTACTGAAAAAACCTTAAATTTATTAAAACCGGATGCTGTAATCCATACTGCAGCCATAACTAATAAATATATTTGTGAATACAATGAGACCTTAGCCTATGATGTAAACACTGTAGGAACATTAAATATTGCTAATTGCTGTAATGACCTTAATATACCTATAGTATACCTCTCTAGCACAGATGTATACGGTAATAATAGTTCAATGCCTTACAGTGAAGTTGATGACTGCACTCCAATAAACACATTTAGCAAGAGTAAGCTTGGAGGAGAGGAGTTAATTCAAACTATTTGTCAAAAATATTTTATTATTCGCAGTTCAACTATATTTGGTGGCAATGATTGTTTTGTTAGAAAACTCATAAATGGAAAACATTCAGCAATTTATTTATTTTCAGATCCAACTCTTTGTATAACTTATATTGAGGATTTAACTTTAGCTATCCAAAAATTATTAGGAACTGATAAATATGGGGTATACAACTATACTAATGAGGGTTGTATATCAAAATCGAAACTAATAAATAGCATAATAGAATTTGGTAATTTAAATGTCCCTTTAATTGTAAATTCAGATAAGCTTTTATCTAATCTCATTCGGGAACCTAAATATACTTGCACAGATAATTCGCATATAAAAGAATCTTTGGGTATCGAAATTGCTCCTTGGGATGATAGACTTCGGGAGTATATCAATAAATGTCTTAAAGTTTAAATAATCAGTTTTTCTTAGGTTATGCAAAAACAAAAGTATACATTGCTCTAGATGCGTTCACTTCACCTTGTAATTCTAAAATTTATTTTAGAATTACTAAGGCTTGTTCAAACGCATTTTACGCAATGTATACTTTTGTTAGCATAATCAAAGAAAAATATAGTAATATATCTGATACTATAATATCTGTGTTAAATTTCCTTTTTCATGTTCTTTTGCAATGTACCGATGAAAAATTTGATACTTTAATTATTAACTAAGTTCTTCATGCTCAAATCTAGAACCCTACATGAGTGAGTTAATGCCCCTACCGATATATAGTCTACTCCACACTTTGCGACTTCTAGTATATTGTCTACTGTTATGTTTCCAGATGCTTCAACTAGAGCTTTTTTATTAATTATGTCTACGGCTTTTTTCATAGTTTCATTGTCCATGTTATCTAACATTATAATATCTGCTTTTACTTCCAGAGCCTCACTTATTTGATTTAAAGATTCAATTTCGACTTCAATTTTTTTAATAAAAGATACATTTTCACGTATAATGTTTACAGCTCGTGTTATTCCCCCAGCTGCACTTATATGATTTTCTTTTATTAATACACCATCTGAGAGATTATATCTATGATTATAACCTCCACCAACTTTTACTGCATATTTTTCAAATATTCTCATACCAGGTGTAGTTTTTCTTGTATCAAGGACTTTCACTCCCGTACCAACTAACTTATCCACATATGTTTTTGTTAGCGTAGCAATACCACTCATTCTTTGTAGATAATTTAATGCAATTCTTTCTCCGGTCAATATATGTTTTGTTTTTCCTCTTAATCTTGCAATAGACTCTCCACTGCAAACTAAGTCTCCATCTTTTTTAAAAAACTCTATATTTACCTCACCTAGTATTTTAAAAACTCTCTCAAATACGCAAAGTCCTGCGATTACTCCATTCTCTTTGGCTATTAAATCAATACTAGAGTTACACTCATCACTTATAATAAATTCTGTTGTAATATCATTTTGAGGTACGTCTTCTGTTATAGCCTCTATAATTAATTTATCAATAATTAACCAATTCACTGCTTATCTCATCTCCCATTTCTTTAAATTTATTTAACACTACAGCCTTATTAATTTCGCTATAATCACTAAGACTTTTTATATTGTTTATGTCATCACAATTTAATGTAGTAATCCTGCAAATAGACTTATTTATAAATCTTGAAGCCCTTCTAGAAAAAACTAAGGCTTCTAACAATGAATTACTTGCTAATCTGTTTGCTCCATGCACACCTGTACAACTTACCTCACCACATGCAAATAAATGATTCATAGATGTTTTAGAATCTAGATCAACAGCAATTCCTCCCATATGATAATGCTGAACCGGTGTTACTGGAATTTTATTTTTTGTAATATCTATACCACACTCTAAACATTTTTTATAAATACCTGGAAATCTATCTATAATATATTCCTTTCCTTTAAACGAAATATCTAAAAAAACATAAGGTTTCTTACTTTTTTCTTCCTCATTATAAACTGCTTTTGCAACCACGTCTCTTGGTAGAAGTTCATCTACGAATCTTTCCCCACACTCATTTAGAAGTTTGGCACCTTCCCCCCTTAGAGACTCTGATATAAGAAATTTCTCACAATTAACCTTATCATCATATAGAGCAGTTGGGTGAAATTGCACATAGTTTAAATCAGAAGTTTTAATATTATGCCTTAATGCAATAGCTATTCCATCCCCGGTTAATCTTCGCCTACTAGTCGAATTTTTAAATAACCCTCCAATTCCACCTGTAGCTAAAATCATTTCCCTAGAATATATGTTTATTCTTTCTTTACCTCTAATCACTGTGCCACCGAAACATATATTATCTTTAGTAATAAGGTCAAGTAAAGTAGTGTTTTCAAATATTCTTACATTTTTTTTATTTTTAAGTGCCGCGAGTAAAGATAAAAAGAGTTCTTTTCCAGTTTCATCTTTGGTATGCACAATTCTATTAGTGCTATGTGCCCCTTCCTTTGTATACTTAAAATTTCCGTTTACTTTGTCAAAATGTGCTCCAAAATCAACTACTTCATTTATATTATCTATTGATTCATATACTAGTGTCTTTACCGCCTCCATAGAATTTTTATATTTTCCGGCTTTTAAAGTATCTTTAACAAATAAATTAAAATCCTTTTCATCTTTAGCCACCGCTATTCCACCTTGTGCTAATGAAGTATTGCATTTATCTACAGACTCTTTACTTATTAAAAGTACATTTAAATCCTCATTTAGATTTAATGCAGCATACAAACCTGCTGCCCCCGTTCCAACTATTAATACATCTACAGATATATCCATAATGTCACCTCACCATTTCATGCATAGCACTTAAACATTTGTGCGCTGCTTGTCTTATATTTTCATCTAATGTTACTACATATTGCTTATTAAGAAGGCTTTTGTAAACATCCTCTAGGGTAGTTTTCTTCATACTACAGCATGTCATAGGAGATTTTGGAGTTATAAATTGTTTATTCGG
Encoded here:
- the hprK gene encoding HPr(Ser) kinase/phosphatase — protein: MAVTIEELIEHFSLEVLVEGGKGKLINVSDINRPGLQIAGFYEYFGNKRVQLIGMAEWSFLDCMEEDLRKKRLNKYFKLETPCVILTRDLQPHKELIKAAEENGQWLLRTKSISTRFSSKLTNYLDAELAPETRLHGVLLDVYGIGILVTGESGIGKSECALELIKRGHRLIADDAVDIKEVDGVLLGRCPYITSGMLEVRGMGIIDIPAIYGMSSVLNTKTISLLISLTQWNESEEYDRLGIDNQFMDILSVNLRKITLPVRPGRNIAVIIEAAAANYIYSLNSKITPVETINMRIEEVTKERDD
- a CDS encoding DUF896 domain-containing protein gives rise to the protein MNTDELTNRINYLYKKSKEEKLTDEEILEQKELRQKYIDNVKRNFRAQLDTIKKV
- a CDS encoding aspartyl-phosphate phosphatase Spo0E family protein, with the protein product MNLKLRIINKELESLRALLHFLLNHKDPTDKMVVCCSQQLDEVIVKYQKVKATCKKAA
- a CDS encoding FprA family A-type flavoprotein — its product is METTKLKDNIYWIGVNDPKLKVFDIIMETKKGTTYNSYLIDDEKIAIVDSVKNGFLDESLSKIKGVIGEKKVDYIIVQHTELDHSGSLSKLLEVYPEAIVVASKAAIIYLKEIMNKEFNSQPAVGELSLGKNTLQFISAPNLHWPDTMFTYVKEQKILFTCDVMGCHYSPTNCITDACSGDYFDEMKYYFEVIMGPFKKFVNSGLDKIENLKIDIVAPSHGPVHINDVKMYIDLYRQWAKIYEIKEKNIQIFYISAYHNTEEMGKYIAKKINEAGVKAEAHEITSMKLTDIVSLVEKASGIMIGSPTINQDAVKPAWDVLSLVCPITNKGKVAAAFGSYGWSGEGVPMLTQRLKSLKFKVVEEGLKFKFVPDKKEFEQADRFVEKYLEILNK
- a CDS encoding SDR family oxidoreductase, with translation MNILITGANGNIGTYLCNVLSKSHTVYGLDKTELNIVDKISTEKTLNLLKPDAVIHTAAITNKYICEYNETLAYDVNTVGTLNIANCCNDLNIPIVYLSSTDVYGNNSSMPYSEVDDCTPINTFSKSKLGGEELIQTICQKYFIIRSSTIFGGNDCFVRKLINGKHSAIYLFSDPTLCITYIEDLTLAIQKLLGTDKYGVYNYTNEGCISKSKLINSIIEFGNLNVPLIVNSDKLLSNLIREPKYTCTDNSHIKESLGIEIAPWDDRLREYINKCLKV
- the nadC gene encoding carboxylating nicotinate-nucleotide diphosphorylase, with protein sequence MNWLIIDKLIIEAITEDVPQNDITTEFIISDECNSSIDLIAKENGVIAGLCVFERVFKILGEVNIEFFKKDGDLVCSGESIARLRGKTKHILTGERIALNYLQRMSGIATLTKTYVDKLVGTGVKVLDTRKTTPGMRIFEKYAVKVGGGYNHRYNLSDGVLIKENHISAAGGITRAVNIIRENVSFIKKIEVEIESLNQISEALEVKADIIMLDNMDNETMKKAVDIINKKALVEASGNITVDNILEVAKCGVDYISVGALTHSCRVLDLSMKNLVNN
- a CDS encoding L-aspartate oxidase, whose product is MDISVDVLIVGTGAAGLYAALNLNEDLNVLLISKESVDKCNTSLAQGGIAVAKDEKDFNLFVKDTLKAGKYKNSMEAVKTLVYESIDNINEVVDFGAHFDKVNGNFKYTKEGAHSTNRIVHTKDETGKELFLSLLAALKNKKNVRIFENTTLLDLITKDNICFGGTVIRGKERINIYSREMILATGGIGGLFKNSTSRRRLTGDGIAIALRHNIKTSDLNYVQFHPTALYDDKVNCEKFLISESLRGEGAKLLNECGERFVDELLPRDVVAKAVYNEEEKSKKPYVFLDISFKGKEYIIDRFPGIYKKCLECGIDITKNKIPVTPVQHYHMGGIAVDLDSKTSMNHLFACGEVSCTGVHGANRLASNSLLEALVFSRRASRFINKSICRITTLNCDDINNIKSLSDYSEINKAVVLNKFKEMGDEISSELVNY